A single window of Tenericutes bacterium MZ-XQ DNA harbors:
- a CDS encoding DNA-directed RNA polymerase subunit beta', whose product MAKEKLTLHVESLKLSEDALNALKLAGIDQLEDFNTFNLKELSMLLGDSFEEIKSILRRYTLPRQLENLNLSDETVEILEQAGIHDTVEFLEFNRHSLYHLFEDDLILRQEINGILELYGFDALKEHAHEHEEKVEIEEDFELETDEFSALDMDLTERIGRHVQPIRKGYGSRTFSHLKIRIASPDEIRQWSYGEVKTHETINYRTSKPEEGGLFCERIFGPTRDYQCACGKKQSGNKGQICQKCGIEITESKVRRERMGHIELEAPVVHTWYLKNSPSRLAILLGIKAKSLEEVVYHAAYIVTDPGTAPLTKKQILTEQDYSMLTEQYGSKFQALTGAEAVKKLLQELDLDKEVKSLRRKLKTASKQKRDRIIKRLEVVEAFNNSDNKPEWMVMDVIPVIPPDLRPMVALDGGRFATTDLNDLYRRILNRNNRLKKQKEQMAPRLITKNEKRMLQEAVDALFDNAKRGKKAAVERNRHLKSLSDMLRGKQGRFRQNLLGKRVDYSGRSVIIVGPDLEMYQCGIPREMAITLFKPFVLRELQRMQGDDQNSKKNANSKYEKMDDDVWAALDKVVREHPVLLNRAPTLHRLGIQAFEPKLIDGKAIRLHPLVTVAFNADFDGDQMAVHVPLSNEAQAEARLLMLASNNILNPKDGKPVVTPSQDMVLGNYYLTIEEKFEREFKGYRADIRLEEHHQKHRNEGHFFMDFDEAYLAYQHEEIGLHTRIFVDPRSINQKFTAEQLNKYLLTTLGKLIFNRILPPTFPYLNEPTLENLEEKTPDKYFMEKGTNPKDFLLNAIVPSPFKKKFLSQIIAQVFKQLQISETSKMLDRLKDLGFKYSTVAGITVSFADINVYSKKQERIEQANAQIEQITEWYEDGMLTDNERRDLVIKEWQDARDEIQTGLMAEFDDDNNIYMMSDSGARGNASNFSQLAGMRGLMNNPKGEIIEVPVQASFREGLTVSEFFISTHGARKGSTDTALKTAESGYLTRRLVDVSQDVIVVDEDCGTERGVVMSAVMDDTKEIVPLYDRIVGRYASKDVHHPKTKALLVSRNDLITEEIGAEIIKAGIEALEIRSNLTCNSENGVCAKCYGRNLATNTKVEVGEAVGVVAAQSIGEPGTQLTMRTFHTGGVASASDITQGLPRIQELFEARNPKGKAILTEVDGKVKSVDRQRGGSSIITIVDSQDKEHKYTIDPNVESLVRKNASVKAGQRLTLGSINPKELLRIKSTEAAQTYILEEVQKVYRAQGVEISDKHIELIIRQMLRRITVVTEGDTDLLPGTEVSVSEFKRENKKAFAAMKRPAVGRPILLGITRASLRSDSFLSAASFQETTRILTDAAIKGKTDELHGLKENVIIGGLIPAGTGILRDKYFDYDRSNTSYEEEDDDFEF is encoded by the coding sequence ATGGCTAAAGAAAAGTTAACATTACATGTTGAATCCTTAAAACTTTCAGAAGATGCTCTCAATGCTTTAAAACTTGCAGGGATTGATCAACTTGAAGATTTTAATACATTCAACTTAAAAGAATTATCTATGTTACTTGGAGATAGTTTCGAAGAAATTAAATCCATCTTACGTCGTTACACTTTACCAAGACAACTTGAAAACTTAAATTTAAGTGATGAAACTGTAGAAATCTTAGAACAAGCTGGTATTCATGATACAGTTGAGTTTTTAGAGTTTAATCGTCACAGTTTATATCATTTATTTGAAGATGATTTAATTTTGCGTCAAGAAATTAATGGCATCTTAGAATTATACGGATTTGATGCACTTAAAGAACATGCACATGAACATGAAGAAAAAGTCGAAATAGAAGAAGATTTTGAATTAGAAACAGACGAGTTTAGTGCTCTAGATATGGACTTAACTGAACGTATCGGACGTCATGTACAACCGATCCGTAAAGGTTATGGTTCAAGAACATTTTCTCATTTAAAGATTCGTATCGCATCTCCTGATGAAATTAGACAATGGTCATATGGTGAAGTTAAAACACATGAAACCATTAACTATAGAACTTCTAAACCTGAAGAAGGTGGATTGTTCTGCGAGAGAATCTTTGGACCTACAAGAGATTATCAATGTGCTTGTGGTAAAAAACAAAGTGGTAATAAAGGCCAAATCTGTCAAAAATGTGGTATTGAAATTACGGAATCTAAAGTAAGACGTGAACGTATGGGTCATATCGAACTTGAAGCTCCGGTTGTTCATACTTGGTATTTAAAAAACTCACCTTCAAGACTAGCTATCCTTTTAGGCATTAAAGCGAAGTCACTAGAAGAAGTTGTTTATCATGCTGCATATATCGTTACAGACCCAGGGACTGCACCATTGACGAAAAAACAAATCTTAACAGAACAAGATTACTCTATGTTAACAGAACAATACGGATCTAAATTCCAAGCGTTAACAGGGGCTGAAGCTGTTAAAAAATTATTACAAGAATTAGATTTAGATAAAGAAGTTAAATCATTAAGAAGAAAACTTAAAACAGCATCTAAACAAAAACGTGATCGTATCATTAAACGTTTAGAAGTTGTTGAAGCATTTAACAACTCTGATAATAAACCAGAATGGATGGTTATGGATGTCATTCCAGTCATTCCACCAGATTTAAGACCAATGGTTGCACTTGATGGTGGACGTTTCGCGACAACTGACTTAAATGACTTATACCGTCGTATTCTTAACCGTAACAACCGTTTGAAAAAACAAAAAGAACAAATGGCACCTAGATTAATTACAAAAAATGAAAAACGTATGTTACAAGAAGCTGTTGACGCATTATTTGATAATGCAAAACGTGGTAAAAAAGCAGCTGTTGAAAGAAACAGACACTTAAAATCACTATCAGACATGCTTCGTGGTAAACAAGGTCGATTCAGACAAAACCTTCTTGGTAAACGTGTGGATTACTCAGGTCGTTCAGTTATTATTGTTGGACCAGACTTAGAGATGTATCAATGTGGTATTCCAAGAGAAATGGCAATCACCTTATTTAAACCATTCGTCTTAAGAGAACTTCAACGCATGCAAGGCGATGATCAAAACTCTAAGAAGAATGCAAATTCAAAATATGAAAAGATGGATGATGATGTATGGGCAGCTTTAGATAAGGTCGTTAGAGAACATCCAGTACTTCTAAATCGTGCACCTACACTTCATAGACTTGGTATCCAAGCGTTTGAACCAAAACTTATTGATGGTAAAGCGATTCGTCTTCACCCACTTGTAACCGTTGCGTTTAACGCTGACTTTGACGGTGACCAAATGGCTGTCCACGTACCACTATCGAATGAAGCACAAGCAGAAGCTAGACTTTTAATGCTTGCATCTAACAACATCTTAAACCCTAAAGATGGTAAACCAGTTGTTACCCCATCACAAGATATGGTACTAGGTAACTACTACTTAACCATTGAAGAAAAATTCGAACGTGAATTTAAAGGATATCGTGCCGATATTAGATTAGAAGAACATCATCAAAAACATAGAAATGAAGGACATTTCTTCATGGACTTTGATGAAGCATATCTCGCATATCAACACGAAGAAATTGGTCTTCACACAAGAATTTTTGTGGATCCAAGATCAATCAATCAAAAATTCACTGCAGAACAATTAAACAAATATTTACTAACAACGTTAGGAAAACTTATTTTTAACAGAATATTACCTCCAACGTTCCCATATTTAAATGAACCAACGTTAGAAAACTTAGAAGAAAAAACACCGGATAAGTATTTTATGGAAAAAGGAACTAACCCTAAAGACTTCTTGTTAAACGCAATCGTTCCATCACCATTTAAGAAAAAATTCTTATCACAAATTATCGCTCAAGTCTTCAAGCAATTACAAATTTCTGAAACATCTAAGATGCTAGATAGACTTAAGGATTTAGGATTTAAGTATTCTACAGTTGCAGGTATTACCGTATCGTTTGCTGATATTAACGTCTATTCTAAGAAACAAGAACGTATTGAGCAAGCGAATGCTCAAATCGAACAAATCACAGAGTGGTATGAAGATGGTATGCTTACAGATAACGAACGTCGTGACTTAGTTATTAAAGAATGGCAAGATGCTCGTGATGAGATTCAAACTGGCTTAATGGCTGAATTTGATGATGATAACAACATCTACATGATGAGTGACTCTGGTGCGCGTGGTAATGCTTCAAACTTCTCGCAACTTGCTGGTATGCGTGGACTGATGAATAACCCTAAAGGTGAAATTATTGAAGTTCCAGTACAAGCATCGTTTAGAGAAGGTCTAACCGTATCTGAATTCTTTATCTCTACCCATGGTGCGAGAAAAGGATCTACCGATACAGCGCTTAAGACTGCGGAATCAGGATATTTAACACGTCGTCTAGTTGACGTTTCACAAGATGTGATCGTTGTTGATGAAGACTGTGGTACTGAACGTGGTGTTGTGATGAGTGCTGTGATGGATGATACAAAAGAAATCGTTCCTTTATACGACCGTATTGTTGGACGTTATGCATCTAAAGATGTACATCATCCAAAAACAAAAGCGTTATTAGTATCTAGAAATGATTTAATTACAGAAGAAATTGGCGCAGAAATCATTAAAGCAGGCATCGAAGCGTTAGAGATTAGATCTAACCTAACATGTAACTCTGAAAATGGTGTATGTGCGAAATGTTATGGTAGAAACCTAGCAACCAATACAAAAGTTGAAGTTGGTGAAGCTGTTGGGGTTGTTGCAGCACAATCTATTGGTGAACCAGGAACTCAGTTAACCATGAGAACCTTCCATACCGGTGGGGTTGCCTCTGCATCAGATATTACCCAAGGTCTTCCACGTATTCAAGAGTTATTTGAAGCTAGAAACCCTAAAGGGAAAGCAATATTAACAGAAGTTGATGGAAAAGTTAAGTCTGTTGATCGTCAACGTGGTGGATCATCGATCATTACCATTGTCGATTCGCAAGATAAAGAACATAAATACACCATTGATCCAAACGTTGAATCACTTGTTAGAAAAAATGCGAGCGTAAAAGCTGGTCAACGATTAACACTTGGTTCAATCAATCCTAAAGAATTGTTACGTATTAAGTCAACTGAAGCAGCGCAAACTTACATCTTAGAAGAAGTTCAAAAAGTTTATCGTGCACAAGGTGTAGAAATTTCAGATAAGCATATTGAACTCATCATCAGACAAATGTTAAGAAGAATCACGGTTGTTACAGAAGGAGATACAGATTTACTTCCAGGTACTGAAGTTTCTGTTTCTGAATTCAAACGTGAGAATAAAAAAGCATTTGCAGCGATGAAACGTCCAGCTGTTGGTCGTCCAATCTTATTAGGTATTACAAGAGCATCACTAAGAAGTGACTCATTCTTATCAGCAGCATCATTCCAAGAAACAACTAGAATCTTAACTGATGCAGCAATTAAGGGTAAGACTGATGAATTACACGGCTTAAAAGAAAATGTGATCATCGGTGGATTAATCCCTGCTGGTACAGGTATTTTAAGAGATAAATACTTCGATTATGATCGCTCAAATACTTCTTACGAAGAAGAAGATGACGATTTCGAGTTTTAA